In Nitrosarchaeum koreense MY1, one genomic interval encodes:
- a CDS encoding cation diffusion facilitator family transporter — translation MLEQKTKVLQISLVAIFSAFIVELVFGLISNSLGLITDSIHALLDSVVTAILLLAARYAIKPPDEEHTYGHGKIESLGGLIGGIAIFLIAIFFIYESIHRLQNPVHNTLPGMFAIIGGLYTIGIDIFRIVLLRRSIKKIGGVTLKADFYHAFMDLGSTVIAIAGIVLVVYGFYNGDFIAALILGVVLVILSLKLIHRTALDLTDIISPELVKKVKEIVLNTEGVIEVGTILMRKSGDVIFTDVTISLRGDTSFDRAHEISSTVEKNIKKKLSNASITIHFEPNWKNVPLNAKINDIAKSVEGVKEVHNIISHKTKGKTYSNLHVMVDNEINLDSAHKISEKIEQKIQENIPEIEHVTIHLEPFLTVPKNLNVEDKITEEKIREILEQYTVIKKIGRIVSLNFENILKIDIDCSFDKELSIEKVHDMTSEIEHVIRTQIKNAVITIHPEPD, via the coding sequence ATGTTGGAACAAAAAACAAAGGTTTTACAGATTTCATTAGTAGCCATTTTTTCAGCATTTATAGTTGAATTAGTTTTTGGTTTAATTTCGAATAGTCTTGGTCTGATTACAGATAGTATTCATGCCCTATTAGATAGTGTTGTGACTGCAATACTACTTTTAGCTGCTAGATACGCAATAAAACCTCCTGATGAAGAACACACCTATGGTCATGGAAAAATTGAATCGCTTGGAGGACTTATTGGTGGAATTGCTATTTTTCTTATAGCGATATTTTTCATTTATGAATCAATTCACAGATTACAGAATCCAGTACATAATACATTACCTGGCATGTTTGCAATTATTGGTGGATTATACACAATCGGAATTGATATTTTTAGAATAGTTCTTCTTCGAAGATCAATTAAAAAAATTGGAGGGGTTACTCTCAAAGCCGATTTCTATCATGCATTTATGGATCTTGGTTCAACAGTAATTGCAATAGCGGGAATTGTGTTAGTAGTATATGGATTTTATAATGGAGACTTTATTGCCGCATTAATTCTTGGAGTTGTTTTGGTAATACTTAGTTTGAAATTAATTCATAGAACTGCATTAGATTTAACAGATATCATATCACCAGAACTTGTAAAAAAAGTAAAAGAAATTGTCTTGAATACCGAAGGAGTGATAGAAGTTGGAACAATTTTAATGAGAAAATCCGGAGATGTAATATTTACAGATGTCACAATATCTCTAAGAGGCGATACAAGTTTTGATAGAGCACATGAAATCAGCAGTACAGTTGAAAAAAACATTAAAAAGAAATTATCTAACGCGTCAATCACTATTCATTTTGAGCCAAATTGGAAAAACGTGCCTCTAAATGCAAAAATTAACGACATCGCAAAAAGTGTAGAGGGAGTTAAAGAAGTTCATAATATTATATCTCATAAGACTAAAGGAAAGACTTACTCAAATTTACATGTCATGGTAGATAATGAAATCAACCTTGATTCGGCTCATAAAATATCAGAGAAAATTGAACAAAAAATTCAAGAAAACATTCCTGAAATTGAACATGTAACTATTCATCTTGAACCATTTCTAACAGTTCCAAAAAATTTGAATGTAGAAGATAAGATTACAGAAGAAAAGATAAGAGAAATTTTAGAACAATATACTGTAATTAAAAAAATAGGACGAATAGTTTCTTTAAATTTTGAAAATATTCTTAAAATTGATATCGATTGTTCATTTGACAAAGAATTATCTATTGAAAAAGTTCACGATATGACATCTGAAATAGAACATGTCATAAGAACTCAGATTAAAAATGCTGTAATTACAATACATCCAGAACCAGATTAG
- a CDS encoding EB domain-containing protein, which translates to MKMKLVGFLVLLSISLLSYGFIGNASAQSVECGDNQIEQNGVCQDITCGPNQIWQNNECQDVVTGPKNNLNLKTDLNIYGQGGIVVISGLINNIENLGSGDVSIIVRAPDNNIVTIAQVHPNTDGSFQTTVKADGPQFKAPGDYKVFANFSGLKSEIKFKFTGGDGGIISGGDNNPITCPTGQKLVNGKCVVEEITCPTGQKLVNGKCVDDVPEPIQCPPGEELMNGKCIVPEPVEEEPPVCGKGTELVNGVCQVIKVDDDKKSGGACLIATAAYGTELAPQVQFLREIRDNTVMSTSSGMAFMSGFNQIYYSFSPTIADLEREHPLFQEAVRAFITPMISTLSIMTLAEDGSDAQVLGLGLSVIALNLGMYIAAPTVIGFKVHKHLKSRK; encoded by the coding sequence ATGAAAATGAAGCTCGTGGGTTTCCTAGTATTATTATCAATTTCTCTATTATCCTATGGATTTATTGGAAATGCATCTGCTCAAAGTGTAGAATGTGGGGATAATCAAATAGAACAAAATGGTGTTTGTCAGGATATTACCTGTGGCCCTAATCAAATATGGCAAAATAATGAATGCCAAGATGTTGTAACAGGCCCAAAAAATAATCTTAACTTAAAGACTGATCTTAACATTTACGGACAAGGCGGAATCGTAGTCATCAGCGGTCTGATTAACAATATTGAAAATCTTGGTTCTGGTGATGTCTCCATTATTGTTAGAGCACCAGATAACAATATCGTTACAATTGCCCAAGTTCATCCTAATACAGATGGTTCTTTTCAAACAACTGTAAAAGCTGATGGTCCACAATTCAAAGCACCAGGCGACTACAAAGTCTTTGCAAATTTTTCTGGATTAAAATCTGAAATTAAATTCAAATTTACTGGAGGAGATGGTGGTATCATCTCAGGTGGTGATAACAACCCAATTACATGTCCAACAGGTCAAAAATTAGTTAATGGAAAATGTGTTGTTGAAGAAATTACATGTCCAACAGGTCAAAAATTAGTTAATGGAAAATGTGTTGATGATGTACCAGAACCAATACAATGTCCTCCTGGTGAAGAATTAATGAATGGAAAATGTATTGTTCCAGAACCAGTAGAAGAAGAACCACCAGTATGTGGTAAAGGAACAGAATTGGTAAACGGTGTATGTCAAGTGATTAAAGTCGATGATGATAAAAAATCAGGTGGCGCATGTTTGATTGCTACTGCAGCATATGGAACTGAATTAGCACCCCAAGTACAATTCCTAAGAGAGATTAGAGATAATACTGTAATGAGCACTTCATCTGGAATGGCATTTATGAGTGGATTTAACCAAATCTATTATTCATTCTCACCAACAATTGCTGATCTAGAAAGAGAGCATCCATTGTTCCAAGAAGCAGTAAGAGCATTTATCACTCCAATGATATCTACTCTCTCAATTATGACACTAGCTGAAGATGGCTCTGATGCGCAAGTGTTAGGATTGGGACTCTCTGTTATTGCTTTGAACTTGGGAATGTACATTGCAGCACCAACAGTGATTGGTTTCAAAGTTCACAAACATTTGAAATCTAGAAAATAA
- a CDS encoding thrombospondin type 3 repeat-containing protein, whose translation MLLIILSPNSIFAQSSDTDSDGIPDSSDSCPTDPETINGFQDSDGCPDVVPPTDTDSDGIQDSSDSCPTDPETINGFQDSDGCPDVAQPTDTDSDGIPDSSDSCPTDPETINGFQDSDGCPDVAQPTDTDSDGIPDSSDSCPTQDETVNGFEDLDGCPDVVPPTDTDSDGIPDSSDSCPTQDETVNGFEDSDGCPDVVPPKDTDNDGIDDKIDQCPTQAETFNGIEDSDGCPDVTAPKDTDNDGIDNKIDQCPTQAETFNGIEDSDGCPDVTTLQDSDKDGIVNSADLCPRSPETFNGFQDSDGCPDVAQPTDTDSDGIPDSIDSCPTQAETINGFQDSDGCPDVAQPTDTDSDGIPDSIDSCPTQAETINGFQDSDGCPDIIPTTDSTPISESEDDNSLLQWTAVIASVITAVGAIGAAKLRKSS comes from the coding sequence ATGCTGCTTATCATTTTATCACCCAACAGCATTTTTGCACAATCCTCAGACACTGACAGTGACGGTATTCCAGATTCTTCAGACTCCTGTCCTACTGATCCTGAAACTATTAACGGATTTCAAGATTCAGACGGTTGTCCAGATGTGGTTCCTCCAACTGACACTGACAGTGACGGTATTCAAGATTCTTCAGACTCTTGTCCTACTGATCCTGAAACTATTAACGGATTTCAAGATTCAGACGGTTGTCCAGATGTAGCCCAACCAACTGACACTGACAGTGACGGTATTCCAGATTCTTCAGACTCTTGTCCTACTGATCCTGAAACTATTAACGGATTTCAAGATTCAGACGGTTGTCCAGATGTAGCCCAACCAACTGACACTGACAGTGACGGTATTCCAGATTCTTCAGACTCTTGTCCTACACAAGATGAGACAGTTAACGGATTTGAAGATTTAGACGGTTGTCCAGATGTAGTTCCTCCAACTGACACTGACAGTGACGGTATTCCAGATTCTTCAGACTCTTGTCCTACACAAGATGAGACAGTTAACGGATTTGAAGATTCAGACGGTTGTCCAGATGTGGTTCCTCCAAAAGATACTGATAATGATGGAATTGATGATAAGATAGATCAATGTCCTACCCAAGCTGAAACATTTAATGGGATTGAAGATTCAGACGGTTGTCCCGATGTAACAGCGCCAAAAGATACTGATAATGATGGAATTGATAATAAGATAGATCAATGTCCTACCCAAGCTGAAACATTTAATGGGATTGAAGATTCAGACGGTTGTCCCGATGTAACTACACTTCAAGACTCTGATAAAGATGGAATTGTAAATTCTGCAGATCTTTGTCCACGTTCTCCTGAAACATTTAACGGATTTCAAGATTCAGACGGTTGCCCAGATGTAGCCCAACCAACTGACACTGACAGTGACGGTATTCCAGATTCTATTGATTCTTGCCCAACTCAAGCTGAAACTATTAACGGATTTCAAGATTCAGACGGTTGCCCAGATGTAGCCCAACCAACTGACACTGACAGTGACGGTATTCCAGATTCTATTGATTCTTGCCCAACTCAAGCTGAAACTATTAACGGATTTCAAGATTCAGACGGTTGCCCTGACATCATTCCAACAACTGATTCCACTCCAATTTCTGAATCTGAAGATGATAACTCTCTATTGCAATGGACTGCTGTAATTGCTTCTGTTATTACTGCTGTAGGTGCAATTGGAGCTGCAAAATTAAGAAAATCATCTTAA
- a CDS encoding B12-binding domain-containing radical SAM protein, producing MTNYRGNFLYGFIACGPYEVLPEWVFDKVFCPPVETDPITGESKVAQVGLRRVESALLQGYKRDEVFIANPEMLEKSIGPDTKVVGINVMDPLGMAPVTTTMSPEKLSYVAMKFKKMCANIIQLKKKYDFHVVVGGNGAWELAKSDRMQIHGIDTVVVGEADELALDLFHDLEKGDAPELMHCFVKNIQNIPVIEGPTINSLIEAMRGCGRGCDFCDVNKRSKKDLPLERLQYEAKINLDYGFDSVWLHSDEMLLYGCDNRDFIPNRDAITELWKGLKGLGANFIGTTHMTFSAVAADPELMRQISKINKQDETGRWLATNLGIETVAPNMVKKHLGVKTRPFAPEEWGSVVREGAKILNDNHWFPAATIIIGWPDETPDDVQYTIDMMSDFREMNFRGLVAPLLYQDFSEKNSMHFGNLNEAQFTLFWKCWENNLRVINDIIPIILRNKTYGPPMKVFMYGILKAGTWAIMRYLRGLCKDLFNGRTPDEIIDKYARSRSVTAPKIQTKKL from the coding sequence ATGACAAACTATAGAGGAAATTTTCTTTATGGATTTATTGCCTGTGGACCATATGAAGTTCTTCCAGAATGGGTGTTTGACAAAGTTTTCTGTCCTCCAGTTGAAACAGATCCAATTACAGGAGAATCAAAGGTTGCTCAAGTTGGATTAAGAAGAGTTGAAAGTGCATTACTTCAAGGATACAAACGCGATGAAGTTTTTATTGCAAATCCAGAGATGTTAGAAAAATCAATTGGACCAGATACCAAGGTAGTTGGAATCAATGTGATGGATCCTTTGGGAATGGCGCCAGTTACAACAACAATGTCACCTGAAAAATTATCTTATGTTGCTATGAAATTCAAAAAAATGTGTGCAAATATTATTCAATTAAAAAAGAAATACGATTTTCATGTAGTGGTTGGCGGAAATGGTGCATGGGAACTTGCAAAATCAGATAGAATGCAAATTCATGGAATAGATACTGTAGTCGTAGGGGAAGCTGATGAACTAGCTTTAGATTTATTTCATGATTTAGAAAAAGGCGATGCTCCAGAATTAATGCATTGTTTTGTAAAAAATATACAAAACATTCCAGTTATTGAAGGACCAACAATAAACTCACTCATTGAAGCAATGAGAGGATGTGGTAGAGGGTGTGATTTTTGCGATGTAAATAAAAGATCAAAGAAAGATTTACCATTAGAAAGACTACAATATGAAGCAAAGATCAATTTAGATTACGGATTTGACTCAGTATGGCTCCATTCTGATGAGATGTTACTTTATGGATGTGATAATAGAGACTTTATTCCAAATAGAGATGCCATAACAGAACTTTGGAAAGGACTTAAAGGACTAGGAGCCAATTTTATAGGAACTACACATATGACTTTCTCAGCAGTTGCTGCCGATCCAGAGCTAATGCGACAAATTTCAAAGATTAACAAACAAGATGAAACTGGTAGGTGGCTTGCAACAAATTTAGGAATTGAGACAGTCGCACCAAACATGGTAAAAAAACATCTAGGTGTGAAAACAAGACCATTTGCTCCTGAAGAATGGGGTAGTGTGGTAAGAGAAGGAGCAAAAATTTTGAATGACAATCATTGGTTCCCAGCTGCTACAATCATCATAGGATGGCCAGATGAAACACCAGATGATGTACAATATACTATTGATATGATGAGTGACTTTAGAGAAATGAATTTCAGAGGATTGGTTGCTCCATTGCTTTATCAAGACTTTAGTGAAAAGAATTCTATGCATTTTGGAAATTTGAATGAGGCTCAGTTTACATTATTTTGGAAATGTTGGGAAAATAATCTTCGTGTAATTAATGATATTATTCCAATTATTCTTAGAAATAAGACATATGGTCCACCAATGAAAGTATTCATGTATGGAATTCTAAAAGCAGGCACATGGGCAATAATGAGATATCTAAGAGGATTATGTAAAGATCTATTCAATGGAAGAACTCCAGATGAAATTATTGATAAATATGCAAGAAGTAGATCTGTGACTGCTCCAAAGATTCAAACAAAAAAATTATAG
- the larB gene encoding nickel pincer cofactor biosynthesis protein LarB, protein MEIHEILKSLEKGKISLDKAKKLLSLYSIEEIEGIAKIDINRRKRKGIPEVIFAESKRIDEIEKIIQKTLEKTNSVVVSRIKKEDYSKILAFAKKLKMKIKTGKNSSTIVLFKKPIEFKGGKVGILAAGTSDIGVAEEARLMCEAMNCKCITSYDVGVAGIQRIFPILKEMVNEEVDCIIVVAGMEGALATLVSSMVDIPVIGIPTSVGYGYGGKGIAALASMLQSCSLGLSVVNIDNGIAAGAISANIANRAIQKNSTK, encoded by the coding sequence TTGGAAATTCATGAAATTTTAAAATCATTGGAAAAAGGAAAAATTTCATTAGATAAAGCAAAAAAACTATTATCACTATATTCAATTGAGGAAATAGAAGGTATTGCTAAAATCGATATTAACAGAAGAAAACGTAAAGGAATACCAGAAGTAATTTTTGCAGAAAGTAAAAGAATAGATGAAATTGAAAAAATCATTCAAAAAACACTAGAGAAAACTAATTCAGTAGTAGTTTCAAGAATCAAAAAAGAAGATTATTCAAAAATCTTAGCATTTGCAAAAAAATTAAAAATGAAAATTAAAACTGGAAAAAATTCATCGACTATAGTACTTTTTAAAAAACCAATTGAATTCAAAGGTGGAAAAGTAGGCATATTGGCAGCTGGAACATCAGACATAGGAGTTGCTGAAGAAGCCAGATTAATGTGTGAGGCAATGAATTGTAAATGTATTACAAGCTATGATGTCGGGGTTGCTGGAATTCAAAGAATATTTCCAATTTTAAAAGAAATGGTAAATGAAGAAGTAGATTGTATAATTGTAGTTGCAGGAATGGAAGGAGCACTAGCTACTTTAGTTTCATCGATGGTAGATATTCCAGTAATTGGAATACCGACTTCTGTAGGATACGGGTATGGTGGAAAAGGCATTGCTGCACTGGCTTCAATGTTACAAAGCTGTTCGTTAGGATTATCAGTAGTCAATATAGACAACGGTATTGCTGCTGGTGCAATATCTGCAAATATAGCAAATAGGGCAATACAAAAAAACAGTACAAAGTAA
- a CDS encoding malate dehydrogenase, with product MITIIGSGKVGGDAALFSALKRLDDQILLLDVAEGLPQGEAMDINHMLSEQGIDVEVKGSSNFEDMKGSKIIVVVAGSGRKPGMTRMDLLKINATIVKSVVENIKKYANDSMIIPVTNPLDPMAYITYKVSGFDRSRVFGMGGMLDLSRFRQFIHEATGHSRDSIRALVIGEHGENMLPLPRFSSVSGIPLSSFLPKQKLDELVQNTKQVAAKVIELKGATVHAPGNAISAMIEAVVRDRKQVIPVATYLDGEYGHSDVTIGVPAVIGKKGVEKIIELDLNAEEKQLFDAGIQNVKSAISGIQI from the coding sequence ATGATTACAATAATAGGTTCAGGAAAAGTTGGTGGAGATGCAGCACTGTTTTCAGCACTAAAGCGATTAGATGATCAAATACTCTTACTTGATGTGGCAGAAGGATTACCACAAGGTGAAGCAATGGATATCAATCACATGTTATCAGAACAGGGAATAGATGTAGAAGTAAAGGGTTCAAGCAATTTTGAAGATATGAAAGGTTCTAAGATAATAGTCGTTGTAGCAGGTTCTGGAAGAAAACCAGGAATGACAAGAATGGATTTATTAAAAATTAATGCAACCATTGTAAAAAGTGTTGTAGAAAATATCAAAAAATATGCAAATGACTCTATGATAATTCCTGTTACAAACCCACTTGATCCAATGGCATACATTACTTACAAGGTATCAGGATTTGATAGAAGTAGGGTTTTTGGAATGGGTGGAATGTTAGATTTATCCAGATTTAGACAATTTATTCATGAAGCCACAGGACATTCACGTGATTCTATCAGAGCACTTGTAATTGGAGAGCATGGTGAAAACATGTTACCATTGCCAAGATTCTCATCAGTGTCTGGAATTCCACTTTCTTCATTTCTGCCAAAACAAAAACTAGATGAACTTGTACAAAATACAAAACAGGTTGCAGCTAAGGTTATTGAGTTAAAAGGTGCAACAGTACATGCACCTGGAAATGCAATTTCTGCAATGATTGAAGCTGTTGTTAGAGATAGAAAGCAAGTGATACCAGTTGCAACATATCTAGATGGAGAGTACGGTCATTCAGATGTCACAATTGGGGTTCCTGCAGTAATTGGGAAGAAAGGTGTTGAAAAAATAATTGAACTTGACCTAAATGCTGAAGAAAAACAATTATTTGATGCAGGGATACAAAATGTTAAAAGTGCAATTTCAGGCATACAGATCTAA
- the larC gene encoding nickel pincer cofactor biosynthesis protein LarC, which translates to MVIVIDPQIAGISGDMILCSLVDLGANKTKIIDGLKQSEKFLSNSTIKQIDFKKIDKHGIESTSLFLEIDEHVHERKGTEIKKAIMDSANEIGLSNKAKSFAESCIDTLILSESKIHGLPFESVHFHEASSIDTLIDIVGTAIAMDDLALFDEEIICMPIAVGGGTVTFSHGTMSNPASAIIQILKNSKLSIHGCQVKDELTTPTGASILVHLAKTSMDFYPSMEIISVGYGAGKKEFDEFSNVLKIVKGHQKNNFQLDSVKILETNVDDVSGEIMGNLIEKIMNKGARDVSIYNGITKKGRPTNLISVICDDASLHEIMELLVIETGTLGIRVSTSDRFIVPRKIHNIKLIFDNNEFLVKYKVSSFKGKNDFKIEFDDLKLISNILNKSIKETESLIRKEIMKLDVNYD; encoded by the coding sequence ATGGTAATTGTTATTGATCCTCAAATTGCAGGCATATCTGGAGATATGATTCTCTGTTCTTTAGTGGATTTAGGTGCAAATAAAACCAAAATTATTGATGGACTTAAGCAATCTGAAAAATTTCTTTCAAATTCAACCATCAAACAAATTGATTTTAAAAAAATAGATAAACATGGAATTGAATCCACTTCATTATTTTTAGAAATTGATGAACATGTTCATGAAAGAAAAGGCACTGAAATTAAAAAAGCAATTATGGATTCTGCAAATGAGATTGGTCTTTCTAACAAAGCAAAATCCTTTGCAGAATCATGTATTGATACATTAATTTTATCTGAATCTAAAATTCATGGGCTTCCTTTTGAGTCAGTTCATTTTCACGAAGCATCTAGTATTGATACTTTGATAGATATTGTTGGAACTGCAATAGCTATGGATGATTTAGCATTATTTGATGAAGAAATTATTTGTATGCCAATTGCTGTAGGTGGAGGAACTGTGACCTTTTCTCATGGAACCATGTCAAATCCTGCAAGTGCAATTATTCAAATCTTGAAAAATTCTAAATTATCAATTCATGGTTGCCAAGTAAAAGATGAATTAACTACTCCTACAGGTGCTAGTATACTTGTACATCTTGCAAAAACATCAATGGATTTCTATCCTTCCATGGAAATAATCTCTGTTGGATATGGTGCAGGAAAAAAGGAATTTGATGAATTTTCTAATGTTTTAAAGATTGTAAAAGGACATCAAAAAAATAATTTTCAATTAGATTCAGTTAAAATTCTAGAAACTAATGTTGATGATGTCTCTGGAGAAATCATGGGGAATTTAATTGAAAAAATTATGAATAAAGGTGCTAGGGATGTTTCCATTTACAATGGTATTACTAAAAAAGGAAGACCTACAAATCTCATATCTGTAATATGTGATGATGCATCACTTCATGAAATTATGGAACTTCTGGTAATTGAAACTGGGACTTTGGGAATTCGTGTAAGTACTTCAGATCGTTTTATTGTGCCAAGAAAAATCCATAATATCAAACTAATTTTTGATAATAATGAATTTTTAGTAAAATACAAAGTTTCATCTTTTAAAGGAAAAAATGATTTTAAAATTGAATTTGATGATTTAAAATTGATCTCAAATATCTTAAACAAGTCAATTAAGGAAACAGAATCATTGATTAGAAAAGAGATTATGAAATTAGATGTTAATTATGACTAA
- the larE gene encoding ATP-dependent sacrificial sulfur transferase LarE, producing MTKLDNLIDWFGTKKKVMIALSGGVDSALVAYAAFQKLGVSAIAVTADYKTLSKEELETAKQICSEIGIQQILLDYDELQNEEFVKNSSDRCFHCRLELGDHLVNLAKKHDVELIVDGTNLDDLGEYRPGIEALKNNGIRSPLVETNFTKNEIRVTAKLVGLSVYDKPSNSCLASRIPWGQRVTNEKLTRIELSETFVKQITNVRQVRVRDLNGIAKIEVEKDEISLLQGDALEEITKKLTLIGFQSVKVDPDGYRPGKINVIAD from the coding sequence ATGACTAAACTTGATAATCTCATTGATTGGTTTGGAACAAAGAAAAAGGTAATGATAGCTCTTTCTGGAGGTGTAGATAGTGCGCTTGTTGCTTATGCTGCATTTCAAAAATTAGGCGTATCTGCAATCGCAGTTACTGCAGACTACAAAACCTTGTCAAAAGAAGAACTAGAAACTGCCAAACAAATTTGTTCAGAAATAGGAATTCAGCAAATTCTTTTAGATTATGATGAGCTCCAAAATGAAGAATTTGTAAAGAATTCATCTGATCGTTGTTTTCATTGTAGATTAGAATTAGGTGATCACTTAGTTAATCTTGCAAAAAAACATGATGTTGAATTAATTGTTGATGGAACTAACTTGGATGATTTAGGTGAGTATCGTCCAGGAATTGAAGCCTTAAAAAACAATGGTATTCGAAGTCCTTTAGTAGAAACCAATTTTACCAAAAATGAGATTCGAGTAACCGCAAAACTTGTAGGATTGTCCGTATATGATAAACCATCAAATTCCTGTCTAGCCTCACGAATTCCTTGGGGCCAGAGAGTAACAAATGAAAAATTAACTAGAATTGAATTGAGTGAAACGTTTGTTAAACAAATTACAAATGTAAGACAAGTTAGAGTACGAGATCTAAACGGTATTGCAAAAATTGAAGTGGAGAAAGATGAAATATCTCTTCTTCAAGGTGATGCTTTGGAAGAAATTACTAAAAAATTAACATTGATAGGATTTCAATCCGTTAAAGTAGATCCTGATGGATATAGACCAGGAAAAATTAATGTGATTGCAGATTGA
- a CDS encoding cysteine desulfurase family protein, whose amino-acid sequence MIYLDNAASTQIHDDVLDAMLPYLKEQYGNPSSIHRYGRLAHKAIEKARKQIASLINANSSEIFLTSGGTESNNMALWGIASKKPSSKIITSSIEHDAILEPCKKLVKSGFDVLYLPVDNRGVVNLDTLKNSLSDDVCLVSIMFANNEMGTIEPIAKIAQLCNEQKIPFHTDAVQAVGKTPIDVKQLGIDLLSISSHKINGPKGVGALYIRDGIDIDPLILGGGQEHGLRSGTENVANIVGFGKACEIAKLHLVENISHMKKLRDILIAKIVNEIPYVTLNGDIENRLPNNAHFTFLGVTGEDLIIKLDEYGIAASTGSACSVHTQKASHVLQAMGFSHEQITGSLRLSLGVFNNEQQIDETVSILKKVTTELRSVSPFKEKYSF is encoded by the coding sequence TTGATATATCTTGACAATGCAGCATCCACACAAATTCACGATGATGTTTTAGATGCAATGCTACCATATCTTAAAGAACAATATGGTAATCCTTCATCAATACATCGTTATGGTAGATTAGCCCATAAAGCTATAGAAAAAGCTAGAAAACAAATTGCATCATTGATTAATGCAAACTCATCAGAAATTTTCCTTACATCTGGTGGGACAGAATCTAATAACATGGCGCTTTGGGGAATTGCATCAAAAAAACCTTCTTCTAAAATAATTACTTCTTCCATTGAGCATGATGCAATATTAGAACCGTGTAAAAAATTAGTAAAAAGTGGATTTGATGTTCTTTATTTGCCTGTTGACAATCGCGGTGTTGTCAATCTAGATACTCTGAAAAATTCTCTTTCAGATGATGTATGTCTTGTTTCAATAATGTTTGCTAATAATGAAATGGGCACAATTGAGCCAATTGCAAAAATTGCTCAACTGTGTAATGAACAAAAAATTCCATTTCATACTGATGCTGTTCAGGCTGTAGGAAAAACTCCAATTGATGTCAAGCAATTAGGTATAGATTTACTTTCTATCTCATCTCATAAAATTAATGGACCTAAAGGTGTGGGTGCATTATACATACGAGATGGAATTGATATAGATCCCCTGATTTTAGGCGGAGGTCAAGAACATGGTTTACGCTCAGGAACCGAAAACGTGGCAAATATTGTAGGATTTGGAAAAGCATGTGAGATTGCTAAACTCCATCTTGTTGAGAATATCTCCCACATGAAAAAACTTCGTGATATCCTTATTGCAAAAATTGTCAATGAGATTCCATATGTTACACTTAACGGTGACATTGAAAATCGTTTACCAAATAATGCCCATTTTACTTTTCTTGGTGTTACAGGTGAAGACTTGATTATAAAACTAGATGAGTATGGTATAGCTGCATCTACTGGTTCTGCATGTTCAGTTCACACCCAAAAAGCGTCTCATGTTTTACAAGCAATGGGTTTTTCACATGAACAAATTACTGGTTCCTTAAGACTTTCCTTGGGTGTGTTTAACAACGAACAACAAATAGATGAAACAGTAAGTATCTTGAAAAAAGTAACTACTGAGTTACGTTCTGTTTCGCCATTTAAAGAAAAATATTCTTTTTGA